From the Eriocheir sinensis breed Jianghai 21 unplaced genomic scaffold, ASM2467909v1 Scaffold23, whole genome shotgun sequence genome, one window contains:
- the LOC126990978 gene encoding solute carrier family 46 member 3-like: MALADNLWLDKICKVHFNLSEAVCCALSNHPREEEEVQRLANRYRVYGKVMQQVPAAAMVLLMGGCSDALDRRLPLLWCHTGYLMMALASVANVYWWWLPPQLLLLNHLLLGMAGGTLVLVMGVEAYLSAASASQHRTMRLMLLKVLAVAGKASGMAVALVVFRTGNYLAVFGLQSLVFVFVIVYVLLRLERRPGEDPQQQQLNQQQEAVLSFARLKETVLGVFLASGSGGGLRLLAHMFIVWLLLFSLGSANFVYFSARTRFHWSYETFTLWYIIDVTVSSLGPLVAVPAVTSTFHPRDELLGLLGSFSLLFKNVILATAPRGWVLYLASAAGVCGEVVGVASRASASRVGGTRRVGAVFAVMAVGEAVMPVLAAVAFAALYAASYTIFPGAVFILSAFCCAALSCTLVGYIACENDADINEETEEAARATVPSPLANTPSFSPPAPLTDPTPTRAAHTAPDE, from the exons ATGGCGCTCGCCGACAACCTGTGGCTGGACAAGATTTGTAAGGTGCACTTCAACCTGAGCGAGGCGGTGTGCTGCGCGCTGAGCAACCacccgcgggaggaggaggaagtgcagcgCCTAGCCAATCGCTACCGTGTGTACGGCAAGGTAATGCAGCAGGTGCCGGCCGCGGCCATGGTGCTGCTGATGGGCGGTTGCAGCGACGCTCTCGACCGCCGCCTTCCTCTGCTGTGGTGCCACACCGGGTACCTGATGATGGCACTCGCCTCGGTGGCCAACGTGTACTGGTGGTGGCTGCCGCCCCAGCTGCTGCTGCTGAACCATTTGCTGCTGGGGATGGCGGGCGGTACCCTCGTCCTCGTCATGGGCGTCGAGGCCTACCTCAGCGCCGCATCGGCTTCTCAGCACCGTACAATGCGCCTGATGTTGCTCAAGGTATTGGCGGTGGCCGGCAAGGCCTCTGGTATGGCTGTGGCACTCGTCGTGTTCCGCACCGGCAACTACTTGGCAGTGTTCGGCTTGCAGAGCCTTGTCTTCGTTTTCGTTATCGTGTACGTGCTGCTGAGGCTGGAGCGGCGCCCCGGAGAGGACCCGCAGCAGCAACAGTTAAATCAACAGCAGGAGGCGGTGTTGTCCTTTGCTAGACTCAAGGAGACGGTGCTGGGGGTGTTTCTGGCCAGTGGATCTGGCGGCGGGCTGCGGCTCCTGGCTCACATGTTCATTGTATGGCTCCTGCTGTTCTCTCTCG GATCGGCGAACTTCGTGTACTTCTCTGCTCGCACACGCTTTCACTGGAGCTACGAGACCTTCACGCTGTGGTACATAATCGACGTGACTGTGTCCTCCCTGG GCCCCCTGGTGGCGGTGCCAGCAGTCACTTCCACCTTCCACCCACGGGACGAGCTGCTGGGACTCCTGGGTTCCTTCTCGCTTCTCTTCAAGAACGTGATTCTCGCCACGGCTCCGCGCGGCTGGGTCCTCTACCTCG CCTCGGCGGCGGGGGTGTGCGGGGAGGTGGTGGGCGTGGCGTCGCGGGCCTCCGCTTCCAGGGTGGGCGGCACGAGGCGAGTCGGGGCCGTGTTCGCCGTGATGGCCGTCGGGGAGGCCGTCATGCCCGTCCTCGCTGCGGTAGCTTTTGCCGCCCTCTACGCCGCCAGCTACACCATCTTCCCTGGTGCGGTGTTCATCCTCAGCGCCTTCTGCTGCGCCGCTCTGAGCTGCACTCTT GTAGGATATATTGCCTGTGAGAACGACGCAGACATAAacgaagagacggaggaggcggcGAGGGCAACGGTACCGAGCCCCTTGGCCAAcactccttccttctcgcctCCCGCCCCCCTGACGGATCCCACGCCCACACGCGCCGCACACACTGCACCTGACGAATAA